DNA from Triticum aestivum cultivar Chinese Spring chromosome 7D, IWGSC CS RefSeq v2.1, whole genome shotgun sequence:
GGCCGTAGCGAGCTCGTACCATGGAGATTTCGTCATACAAAGAAACGAGATATAGCTGACTGGGATGAAACTTAGGTCAGTTTAGATTATTGAGCTACAATTTCAAATCTTTAACGCCATTCATTTCCATGTATACTATTGCAGTTCAATCCTCACCATGATCTGTAACTACTAAACAGATCAAAATACAGTCTATACTAttgttcatgttttgtaaaagaAACAAACTATATGCAGTATCAAGGCTGTCATACCAACTAACAAAAACCAGAGTATATATCCAGTCCACTTGCACATGCAATTCTCCAATGCAACTTCATAGTAGCACATCAACTCTCTAAAATTTAAACACGTTATTACCTTTTATTGGTCTACTTTCCATGGCAGTTTGGACAAAAACACAGAAAAGTGGTGTGCAAAAGGACAGCAAATGTCAAACACGCTACAAATAGATAATAGTGGATTAGTAGTACAAACATGCATGATACTCTCATGCGAAAAGGATCAAGAATAAGAATAGTAATACAAAGAGGGTACTCACCTGTGCCTTATGGCATGTTCGTTTCCCTCGCATCATAGATCCCACAGGCTACAAGTAATTGAAGTTAGCGCAAGTATGTAAAAGACCACGGCCTGGCTCATATGTGACTGCCTAGCTAAGATTAAAATGATATAAGAAGGGATTGACAAGATGCATGCATATTGTACGGGTTCTCCTCATCACATGGAGGCGGGGCAGCGGCTGCAGCCTCCATGTGGGGTTGGATGCGTCGCGCGTCTGGCGGTCTGGCCCCCCTGCTCAATCCCTGGGCGTGCTCAGCGCTGCGTGGTTTGCTAGCGCGCGGAGGAGCGCCTGGCGGGACAGGATGATCACCTCAGGGCGCCCGCGTGCAAGTCAATGGCGACCACGCGCAGGATGTGTCTGCCGACCTTGGCAGATGCGGCGGCTGGGGCGGGGGCGGCTAAGGTGGCGACACACAACGATCGGGCGAGCGTTGGCGTGAGGTTGAGAGGCAGTGGACGGAGGATTGTGCCGCGATCGCCATGGCTGGTGGTGGGAGAGGCGGCGGTCAGGTAGAGGATGCATGGTTGCTTGTGGTGGCAGTCGACGATGTAGTCAAGCGATATGACGCGAGGAAGAAACTCTTTCGTCGGCGGCTAGGTTTGCGAGGCCAAACTGGGTGGGGAGGAAGAGAGACGGGATGTTTTGGGGATCGGGAGCGAGAGTCACGAATGGTGATTTGCCATGTATTTCAGGAAAGTTCTGGTTCCAACGTGATTTGGGTACCTGAGATAAACCAAAGGATGGTAAAAATCGTTTGCGGGTGACGAGTAGAGATTTGGTCTCAGATATTGATTAAAGATTGATCATGATTCATTTTTTTCCATATAAAAGTTACCAAATAGACCGAAAATTGATTTTATTGGCAGACAAAATCGGTTTAAGTAGATTGTGGGTTAATCCGGTTTAAATATGTTGATGGGACAAAAAAACGGTGGGGAAGAATTAACCGGAGTAAGGCGAGACTACCAACTCCTCCATTAGGAGTAGACATTATGGACTTGCGGCAAATAATTGCGCCAGTAATATATGAACAAGTGTGTCCCCACTATTTACTGCACAATTACCGTCTATTTTGTCACTtagatttttgaattattttaaaaatcatgaatttgaaaagttcGTCTATTTTGAAAGAACCTCATCATTTTTGAAGAAAACTTCACAaactgaaaaaaagttcattgaatttaaaaatagttcatcgcttttgaaaaaaggttcatcgattttgaaaaatagttcatcaatttgaaCAAAGTTCATCGTTTCTAACagaaagttcaccgaatttgaaaaaaattcaccgtgtttaaaaaaaagttcactaatttgGAAAAAGGGATCATCAAAATTGAAGAAAAGTTCATAAATTTGGGGAAAACTGTTCACAAAAacttggaaaaagttcattgattttgaaacaaaaaatcaaattttgaaaaaagatcatGGATTTTCGGAAATGTgcccaaattaaaaaaaatcatcatttaAAAAAAACATCAAATTGAataaaaagttcatgtattttgaAAGGTTGCATCGAACcaggaagcaaaaaaataaaaaacagaaaacaaaaagggaaaaaaggaaaaaggagaaagaagaagaaagaaggaataAAAGAAGTAAACACTTAATAGATACCAGATCCGCTATGTGGCGAGGTAGTTACTCCTCGTACTACATCGAAGAGATAGTTCGCTGGTTTGATTCCCAGGCGGCGCCTTTTATTTTGAGACCTCCTATAGGCCGCTCGCTGCGGCAAAGTGCCGACGCTTCGCATAGGGCACCGCtaacctgggctggcccatttccGGTGGCACCATCCGAGATGAGAAAACGCAAAAACGTGAATTGATCCTGCGATTGCGTGGTCGATGGCGTGAATGCTTGCCACTGCGACAGTCAACTTCTCACGATAGAATTGAAGAGCCATACTTAAAAGAGCATACAACAACGGCAGGGATCGTACATATACCCTACTGCAAGTGAGCAACGCTAATAGGCACCATAATTCCTGGGATTTCGTACATAAAAATGGCAGTTCGCCTTATAAGCCGAAACAgatttaaaattattttaaagtttTGAACGtgattttcttttttgaaaaataCAATATGTTTCAAAACACAAACATTTTCATATTTCACAGGAATAAAATAAACTTGAAACAATTTTGGGAATCTCAAAACTTTTTTTTCGAAAAAAAGGAACAACATGAAAACAATATTTTTTTCTGAAATCAAGAAGAATTTCTTGAAAATGCAAAACATTTTCTGAAACACAGGAACAAAAAACTGAAAGCGCGAACATTTTTGAAACACATGAACATTTTGAtgatgtgaacaaatttggaaagcccgaacattttttggaaattccCATTTTTGAATTGGTGAACAAAAGTTAAtaaatgtgaacatttttcgaaattcgccgaacattttttgaatttgcgaaCAAAATTTACAGGAGCAtttcttgaatttgtgaacaaattttggaaccagaacaatttttgaaaacgtgatATTTTTGAATTGGTGAACAAAAATTAAAAAGAGGAACAATTCTTGAAAATTCAGAACAAAATTTTGTAACAGAGAACAATTTGAATAACCCGAACAATTTTGTAAATGCTATTTTTTAGTATACATGAACAAAAATATTGGAAATGAAGGCATTTTTCTATAGCTTCGAACATTTTtgtaaaacacgaacatttttcttTTGAAACGCGAACAATTTCTGATACTTCAAACAATTTGTGAAACACGATCAATTTTTCAATTTGTGAACGTATTTTGAAAACGATATCATTTCTTGAAATTCCAAAAATTATCTGAAATTTTCGAAATccctgaacattttttcaaacacattttttttaaatcatgaactaAATTTTGAGAatgagaacaatttttgaaatatgAACATTGTTCAAAatagtgaacaaattttgaaagcaAGAGCATATTTTGAAAttgctgaacattttttgaaacatgaacaatttttataATTGTGTACAAATTTTGAACACGCGAACTGGAACAGAATGTTTGAAAATTTCAAACAAAAGAAacaggaaaaacaaaaacaaaaaacaaagaggaaaagaaaaagaaaaactaaaacgaaaaagaaaaagaaacacgaacagaaaaagaaaaaagaaacagacaaaaacaagaaaataaaaaacgGAAAATAGAATAACCGgtccaggaaccttctagaaggttcccaaaaccgataAAAAACCGCTGGGAATCCTCTAGAAGATTCCTAAAACCGAAACCTCGTACGTACTACGGATGGGCCGGCCCAATTCCTCGCTCGTTCGCCCAGTCTGTGTGTTTGCTCGACAGTTTGACGCAATATGCGTCAAATAGGGAATTCCTTTTATTTTCGCGAATCTAAGTCATAAGAAAGCActatatgggccggcccagcgcgggggCGCTTCAGGCGCCCGTCAAAACGAACGCAGACCGCGAGCAAGCGTACGCGTTAAAATGGGCCGGCCTAGAAACGACGCACAAGGAAAACGCTTGAGGTGAGACGTAAATACGTTTTGGGCCGTCAAAGTGGTGGGCGCTAAACATCCCGTTCGGCCGTCCACAAATAATTCCGCCGAGGCCTAGTTACTTCACTACCGACGTGCGTAGACCCAGAAGCCCGCTACACACCACGAGGCTCCATTTCTCTCCTCCGCTCCCTTAAACCCTCcgccggcagccgccgccgccccttctGCCGCCATGCGCCGCATCGTCCGAGCTCTCCGGCCGCTCCAAAAGCTAACCTCTCATACCACCCAGTTTCCTCTCCCCGTCCACCGCCTcctctccacctcttcctcctcatcctcctcctccgccgctgctGCCTCCTCAGACTCCGACTCCGCCGCCCACGACGCTGATTTTAACAGCGCTGACTTCTCCCTCCCACCCACGGACCCATCCCCAGCCTCCGCCGCACCCGTCCGCAACCCCCTCTCCGCGCTTTGTAAGGTCCGATTCGACCCCTCCCTCCGCGCACGCGCCGACGAGGCGCTCTTCGGGGAGAAGAATGCAGGGATGGGAGTGGAGGACGCGGTGGAGGAAGAGCGGTCGCGGGAGGTGGCGCTCGCGCTGCTTGAGGCCGCCCTGGAGCCGCCCGACGAGGACGAGGAGGGAGGCCCCGAGGAGGTCAGGAAGGAGGACCAGATGTCGCTCTCCGTCGGGATCGTCGGTGCGCCCAACGCCGGCAAGTCGTCGCTCACCAACACTGCTGTACGTTTTCTTTCTGCCCCTTTTTTTATGTATTTCGTTCATGAATATTGTCAATATTAGATGTTGTGACATGGggtcagggccggtcctgagattttgggggcctgGAGCGAAACTAAACCTTGAGGCCCCCTAATATAAACGTCATAATAATGATAGTCGATAACTCGATATACATGTACATGTGAAAATATTAGCAATAATTATTGTGATTTGTGTCACTGCATATATGATGACCTATGGAGGAAATAGACAAAGAAGTGTTGTGTATCTATGACAACACATCTTTAGCAATACAAAGCCATATTTATTTCACCTGAATACGAAACCATGTTTTGTGTCAGGCCGTAAATAATGTATTTGAGGTACCAAAAGGCCGTAAATAGTTCTAAAAGGAATATGTATCTAAAATGTAGTGTACTTCTTGAACTAAATAATGTTAATATCGTTATTCTAAATAGCAGTTTCGAGAAATTAAGATAGATGAGACAATTCATATGACTGGTATGCAAAATATTACTCCATATCCATATCTTTACAAATCTAATCAAACAGTGCTAAAGTTACGCTTATCTAGTTGCATGAATGGAAAAAGAAATCAAGAGTTAATTACCACGTCTATGCGGTCATTGAACAGTTCATTTGAAAACTACTCGATCAGCATCTAAAACATCTCCGCCCgcccacccccccacccccgcccTCAGGGCTGGCCCTGGATGGGGTAGTACATGTCCAATCGCTTGGTACTAAGGGGAGAGATAATTTCGAAACTCATGCATAGAAGAAAACTGATAGCTTGTGTAAGACCAATAAAAGCTATGTACATGTCATTCTATGGTTTGAGATGCCATTTATTACTACGTACTAGAGTAACATGAGCCATTCAAGACAAATAAAGTGTATTATGTTTTATCGTGTCATCTATCAGTTGTTGTGGAAGTCCTAGGATGACATCTGATCTGTTCAGGAATGGAACAATTGTTAATGTTGGATTGTTCACTTAATGCTCGCAGTGCTGCTAATATGATGCCTTATTGTTTAATAAGTGGTATTCAGTTTCATTATTAGTGAGAGTGAAATTACCATATAACCATAGTGATGCCTTAAGTTTCCTTGTTCATATCTACTAACAGGTTGGCTCAAAAGTGGCTGCAGTCTCCCGCAAGACAAATACAACAACTCATGAAATTTTGGGCGTGCTGACAAAAGGGAAAACTCAGATAGTATGTTTCTATCAAGTATATGCTTTTGTTAGTAGGGTGTTGATCTACACTTTTCAATATTTGACTTTAGCATGGCTTCTTCAGGATCTTCTCTTTGTCAAATAATTGCAATTTGAAAATGATGTGTATTATGTATGATGTCATGGAAttcttgtactccctccgatccatattacttgtcgctcaaacggattagatctagcactgaaatacatctagatacatcggtttgagcgacgagtaatatggatcggaggtagTATTttattttagcaagttatttactGCATTTAGAAATCTGGTTACACCTGTAGTGCAAGTACATATTTTGGCTCACCCAATCTATTTTATTCTATGGAAATTAAGAAATTTATATATGTAATGTAAAGCATTAGTTGTTTTCCCATTATGATATATTAATATCAACTAATTATGACCTGCTGCCGAAAATGCCTGCCTGAACGATGTTAAAAAAAATCTCGAAGTTTGAGTTGTTTCCAGCTGATAAAATTCTCTGCAGTGCTTTTTTGATACCCCAGGTCTCATGTTAGGGCACCATGGGTTTCCTCATAGGGATGTCACCGTTCGTGTAGAGAGTGCCTGGAACTCAGTTAACCTCTATGATTTACTAATAGTAATGTTTGATGTCAATAGGCATCTGAAAATGTAAAGTCTCACTATCTTTTCCTCTCAGGTCCATTTTCAGTTACAGTTTATCTCACACTGCTTAACCATTTGTAGATTTGTGCAGGCCTGATTCCCGAGTAATAAAGTTAATCAAACGATTGGGTGCCGAGGTAAACCCAAACCAGAAACGTATATTATGCATGAATAAGGTTGACCTAGTGGATGACAAAAAAGACTTGCTGAAGGTTGCAAAGGAATTTGAAGATCTTCCTGGATTTGAGCGGTACCCCTTGGTCTGCACTATGATTTACGTTGCGTTCCTTTTTTCATATGCCTGATTAAAATTGCCTGGAATGTTTCTTAGGTACTTCATGGTTTCTGGACTAAAAGGCAAAGGAGTGAAGGACCTTGTACAGTACTTGATGGACCAGGTATTGATTTATTCCCGACATTCAGTTTACCCTGCTAAATTGTCAAATAGCTGTATTTTCTTTACTTGTAACATGTTTGTAGTGAAAAATAAGAAGATTCTGAATTTCAAGGGAGTTGGATGCTGAATTTTGTGTGTATATTAATCGTTAGATGGATACTGTTTTGTAGATTGAAATGTCCATCTTGTGTTATGTTTATCATCCTATGAAGGCAGCTGCTTGAGTTAGGATGAATAACTTGGCTATAATTCTTTGTAGAATTTTATAGCAGATATAAAATTTAAGACTGCTTGCATTTCTTGTTCCACCCAATCCATCAAATGACCAATATCAGTTGCTTAATGAAATGATCTACTTTATTTATATGTTTTGATTCTTTGTGAAGTTTCTGAAAAAAATAACACTTGTTTTTCTTTGTTGCTGTAAACTGAATCCAGGATCTTGTGAAACACTGTGTTTGGTTGCTAAGTAATACCATTAATGATTGTTTATGCTCTCCTTTTAGGTACTTGCCAATAGAAAAAATGAAACATGTGATGAAATCAATTTTATCACGATCAATACCCAAATATATCCCCTCTATGTAGACAGTGAGAAACTTAACCTCTTCTATGTTAGGCAGTGAGAAGACCTTGGGACGAGGAACCGGCGACAATGACTGAAGAAGTAATGAAAACCATATCATTGGAGGTTGTGCGAGAGAAGATGCTGGATCATATTCACCAAGTAATTCTTATAATTTATTCTGCTGTGAAACTTGGCGCTCCTTTAATATGTGTGCATTATTTGCTAAATATGAGTTTCTACAGGAAATCCCATATGTAATTGAGCATCGGCTGATGGATTGGAAGGAGCTAAAAGACGGTTCTCTTAGGGTGGAACAACACTTTATTGCACCAAAGCAAAGCCAACGGCAGATCCTTGTTGGAAAAAATGGCTCTAAGATCGGGTAATATTCTTGTATTCAAACGTGCTTCCATGTATCAATATGACAAGCTATTTCTTTGGTGAACTGCCTTCCCTTTTCGTGTCTCCAGTTAGATGTATTGCAAGAATTATGCCTATTCAGTTCACGCCTCCAATCAAATGTATTATGACAACTAATCGTATGCATGCTTGATCCTAATGTGTTGATTTGGGATAAATATTTCAGGAGAATCGGGATTGAAGCCAATGAAGAATTGCGGTCCATATTCAAGAGAGATGTCCATCTGATGCTCCAAGTTAGAGTTGCTAAGAAGAGGAGTTCTTGAATAGATCAGCAGATCATGAGTAAGTCTCCACATTTCATTTCCTGCTAGCCCTGTTTTGTAAGTCTGTTAGCAGATTTGGTAGAAATGGTAGAAAGATTCAAAAAGTGCGCagttaaggctagtcatagtgggagtaacttagctagtaacatagcgcactccaataaatttttgcttatgtggcaagtatttaatgtgaggtggtaacataatatgttactgtaacatagcgcttcccaagacaagatgagtctacaagctaataaatgaagccatctatgacactactatcatgttactttgcattatgaaggtagtaacttagactagtttcatgcatatgacactagtctaagttactccccactatgaccagcctaatattCTCTCAAAACTTTGCCACCGAAGTAAATAGTTCTGCAAAAACTTCTTATATTTAGTTACAGAGGTACAGTAGTAATTTTCTTGGTCTCCAGAATCGTGATGTTTTGATTCTTCATCCAATTGTCTGAAGtaatatatgttaccttgtgcagTTGTAGCGGCTGTATAGATAGCTGCTGGTACGAGGTCTGCTCTGCGGTGCCGGTTCAGAGATATTCGATTATGTGAGCCTGTGCTTGTGTTGGTCGTGTTCAATGGTACTGTGAGGGCTTCTCCACTTGAATCAAGGACCTGTATGCCTTAGCATTCAAATATGAGTAGCGATTTCCAGTTACAAGTTTGCTCGACAATATTGAGCAGGATGTAAGCACATATAAGGACGAGTTGCAAAGAGGCGGGCCTGGACATCTGAGTATGTTGTGATACATAGATATACGTACCTGCACTAGGTTATTGTGATTCTGTTTCAAATAAGTTGTACCTTGTGTAAAAGACAAGCTTGTAAGGCTTGTCTTTTCTTTGTTAAAacagttttgctaagtctcagtcaactgagacttcgttatgtctcagtTGATGCTACCTTCCTTCAATATTTTGCATGGAGATTCGtacaaaaaaaaatgttttttttttgtTCTTACATAGTATAccacttgactgagacttggttaagtctcagtggactgagacctagccacatcCATGTTAAAATATATATAATCCCTCTTAGTATAAGGCGTGCCTCTACTCCTGAAAAAAAGACTCAGTTGGTAGATTTTTAGCTGTCCGTAACGACACTCCCCTGACGGCGCGCCTAGGGTTTAGACTACTCCTGGACTCCACTGGAGTTCGCTTAGGTTTCCTTCTCCATCCGCTTCCCGGGACCCGGTAACCTCTCGGGCTATGGAGACCTACTTTCCCGGCTTTCCCACTTTGGAGACCTGGAGTGTGGGTGGGTTGTGGAGTTTGTCGATCTAGGTTTGTGGAGCAGATGGCAAGCAAAGCGTTGGGTTCGAGCGTTCAGAGCAGAGCAGGATCTCTTGAGGCAGAAGGGGTGCTAAGCCTCCAAATAGATGATCTCCTCAAAGCCTGTGTGTTTGCGGATCCCGCAAACCGGGCCATTCGCTAAAATAACCGTGTGTTACGGGATCCATCCTGTATCTCTGACCCGAGCAGATCCGCCAAATCAGGTCGTCCCAGAATATTTTTGGGGATCCCGCATCCGCGAGCCCATTTCCTCCATATGTGTGGGAATCCACCCGATTTTGCCGGATCCTCTTTCGCCGACTTCTGTTTCCCGCCTCTCACCCCGATGCCGCCGCCCATCCGTCCTCCGACCTCACCGTCCGGCCTCGCGGCGCCGGAATTCAGCCGGATGGAGCCACCGCCGCCCCCCGGGTGCTCCATACCatgctccgccaccgccgtcggtcCGTCCGCCCGGGCCTCACACGGCTCCAACTCCTCCCGCCGCCGCTCCAATTCCTCCCGCGGCCCTCAAGAGGAAGCAGCAAGGGAGCCATCTCGTTCAAAGCGGCGCAGCCGGCGCGGCACCACCGAGCGTCGCACCCGCTCCGGTTCCAAAATCTTATGGAGATCGTGCTCTGGAGGAAGATGGAGCTCAAAAATCTTATGAGTGGTAGCGGTGTTGGGTTTGGAGGGGGCTTTTCTTTCGGCAATGGTGGTGGTGGCCTTGGCATGGGTGGCGGAGGTAGCTTCGGCATGGTTGGTGGTGGTGGCTTCGACATGGGtgttggtggtggtgatggtggcttCGGCATGGGTGGTGGTGCTTCGGCAAGCCAAGTgaatggtggtgatggtggtcgtGCTCAATCTCCGGTCCAACTgaatggtggtgatggtggtgctcACTCTCCGGTTCAAATTTGTGAAGATGGTGGTGCTCACTCACCGGTTCAAGTTCGTGCAGATGGTGGTGCGAGCTCTCCGGTCAATGTGAATGATGGCGATGGAGGTGCTAGGGGcttatggaggagcttggttaggatgagtggcacaaaatttcaagcaaatgttagtccaGATATCGATAaagttgagaaggttcacaaaattgcaagtaaagcaaatagatcaaatcCAAGTATATCACTAGGAACGGATCCGCACaaccaagtgttggggaacgtagtaatttaaaaaaaattacgcacacgcaagatcatggtgatgcatagcaacgagaggggagagtgttgtccacgtaccctcgtagaccgtaagcggaagcgttatgacaacgcggttgatgtagtcgtacgtcttcacgattgaccgatcctagtaccgaaagtacggcacctccgcgatctgcacacgttcggctcggtgacgtcccacgaactcacgatccagcagagtgtcgagggagagcttcgtcagcacgagggcgtgatgatggtgatgatgaatctaccggcgcagggtttcgcctaagcactgcaacgatttgaccgaggtggattatggtggacgggggcaccgcacacggctaagagatcaatgatcaacttgtgtgttctagggtgcccctgcccccgtatataaaggagcaagggggaggccggccggcccttggggcgcgtcaaggaggggaggagtcctcctcctagtaggagtaggactccccctttcctagtccaactaggaggaggaagggggaaggaaggagagggagagagggagggaaagagggggcaccgcccccctccttgtccaattcggactcccaaggggggggggaggccagccctatggcccctcctctctctctcacaaggcccatgttggcccattagttcccccgggggtttcgataaccccccgacacttcgataattatccggtgacccccggaactcatacggtgtccgaatatagtcatccaatatatcaatctttatgtctcgaccatttcgagactcctcgtcatgtccgtgatcacatccgggactccgaactatcttcggcaCATCaagacacataaactcataataccgatcgtcaccgaacgttaagcatgcggaccctacgggttcgagaactatgtagacatgaccgagacacgtctccggtcaataagcaatagaggaacctggatgttcatattggctcccacatattctacgaagatctttatcggtcaaaccgcattacaacatacattgttccctttgtcatcggtatgttacttgcccgagattcgatcgtcggtatctcaactcctagttcaatctcgttaccggcaagtctctttactcgttccgtaatgcatcatcctgcaactaactcattagtcacattgcttgcaaggcttatagtgatgtgcattaccgagagggcccagagatacctctctgacaatcggagtgacaaatcctaatctcgatctatgccaactcaacaagtaccatcggagacacctgtagagcacctttataatcacccaattacgttgtgacgtttggtagcacacaaagtgttcctccggtattcgggagttgcataatctcatagtcataggaacatgtataagtcatgaagaaagcaatagcaatatactaaatgatcaagtgctaagctaacggaatgggtcaagtcaatcacatcattctctaatgatgtgatcccgttaatcaaatgacaactcatgtctatggctaggaaacttaaccatctttgattcaacgagctagtcagcatactagtgacactctgtctatgtattcacacatgtactaagtttccggttaatacaattcgagcatgaatagaaacatttatcatgatataaggaaatataaataacaattttattattgcctctagggcatatttccttgaccaaggagtgagctcaaaatgtgtAACCACAGAGAATGCTCTTGTTGTACGGATGCTAGatagacgctagctcgattgctcaaatgggcaagatacgctttgtgcaccaacctatgagagaaACATGCCGTCTTCAATCCCAAGTATCCTATGTATGTAATGACCAAGATGATGTAGCTATGCAAAATGGCTggatgctattgcttacaagctctttgtttctcctcttttgcttaaaagcctTTT
Protein-coding regions in this window:
- the LOC123170220 gene encoding GTP-binding protein ERG isoform X2, with product MRRIVRALRPLQKLTSHTTQFPLPVHRLLSTSSSSSSSSAAAASSDSDSAAHDADFNSADFSLPPTDPSPASAAPVRNPLSALCKVRFDPSLRARADEALFGEKNAGMGVEDAVEEERSREVALALLEAALEPPDEDEEGGPEEVRKEDQMSLSVGIVGAPNAGKSSLTNTAVGSKVAAVSRKTNTTTHEILGVLTKGKTQICFFDTPGLMLGHHGFPHRDVTVRVESAWNSVNLYDLLIVMFDVNRHLKMPDSRVIKLIKRLGAEVAKEFEDLPGFERYFMVSGLKGKGVKDLVQYLMDQAVRRPWDEEPATMTEEVMKTISLEVVREKMLDHIHQEIPYVIEHRLMDWKELKDGSLRVEQHFIAPKQSQRQILVGKNGSKIGRIGIEANEELRSIFKRDVHLMLQVRVAKKRSS
- the LOC123170220 gene encoding GTP-binding protein ERG isoform X1 codes for the protein MRRIVRALRPLQKLTSHTTQFPLPVHRLLSTSSSSSSSSAAAASSDSDSAAHDADFNSADFSLPPTDPSPASAAPVRNPLSALCKVRFDPSLRARADEALFGEKNAGMGVEDAVEEERSREVALALLEAALEPPDEDEEGGPEEVRKEDQMSLSVGIVGAPNAGKSSLTNTAVGSKVAAVSRKTNTTTHEILGVLTKGKTQICFFDTPGLMLGHHGFPHRDVTVRVESAWNSVNLYDLLIVMFDVNRHLKMPDSRVIKLIKRLGAEVNPNQKRILCMNKVDLVDDKKDLLKVAKEFEDLPGFERYFMVSGLKGKGVKDLVQYLMDQAVRRPWDEEPATMTEEVMKTISLEVVREKMLDHIHQEIPYVIEHRLMDWKELKDGSLRVEQHFIAPKQSQRQILVGKNGSKIGRIGIEANEELRSIFKRDVHLMLQVRVAKKRSS